In Oryzias melastigma strain HK-1 linkage group LG10, ASM292280v2, whole genome shotgun sequence, a single window of DNA contains:
- the LOC112138515 gene encoding uncharacterized protein LOC112138515 yields the protein MLLSQHSLPSVPICTGITEEGRPLRRTQSSQVTSDVKFLDIEGEGDLSNNKVAITAVVLMMKHYNEKEDSLFLLADETSTKMSIEAERNLPITPRLIILGRSLMTATSWMVSAEGRIIFELDKENTFADALSVFFASFYVLNLEYQEAACTTLELIQRFFVRINPEEGTKCTSKVGTSRKTGNVVKRKVVQINPHVTTFLQRLTEFEWKTSN from the exons ATGCTACTTTCACAACATTCACTGCCTTCCGTTCCCATATGCACAGGAATCACAGAGGAAGGGAGACCACTGAGGAGGACTCAAAGTTCACAGGTGACCTCAGATGTAAAGTTCCTGGAT ATAGAAGGTGAGGGAGATTTGAGCAACAACAAAGTTGCCATAACAGCCGTAGTGCTCATGATGAAGCATTACAATGAAAAAGAAGACTCCCTCTTTCTCTTGGCAGAT GAAACATCCACCAAGATGTCTATTGAAGCAGAAAGAAACCTGCCCATCACTCCAAGGCTGATAATACTTG GTAGGAGTTTAATGACTGCCACCAGCTGGATGGTCAGTGCAGAGGGGCGTATTATCTTTGAGCTGGACAAAGAGAACACCTTTGCTGATGCACTGTCGGTCTTCTTTGCATCATTTTATGTGCTCAACCTGGAGTACCAAGAGGCCGCATGCACCACATTGGAGCTGATTCAAAG attttttgtcaGGATCAACCCTGAAGAAGGGACAAAATGTACCTCGAAAGTTGGCACGAGCAGAAAGACGGGGAATGTGGTCAAGCGAAAGGTTGTTCAAATTAATCCCCATGTCACAACCTTCCTCCAACGGCTGACGGAATTTGAGTGGAAAACTTCAAATTAG